From Haloarcula rubripromontorii:
AGCTATTACAAGCGCGACGACCATCGATGCAACAGCGAGTGCGATTGTATTCGGCAACCGTTGGACAATCATATCAGAGACAGACCGGTCGCTGTAGTACGATTGTCCGAGGTCACCTTGCACTGCGTTCCCCATCCAGCGGGCATACTGGACGATGAAGGGATCGTCAAGCCCATTGTCCGCTCGAAACTGATCAACTGCATCCTGAGATGGGGCTTGTCCGCCCATCTGTTGGGTCAGAATCGTTCGCGCCGGATCACCCGGTGTGACGAAGATCAGCCCGTAGGTGAGCAGCGACACGCCCAGCAGAACGATTGCCATCGTCAGCAGTCGTTTGCAGAGTTCCGCTCCGGTCATCGCTGCTGTGTGACCTCCTCCAGATGGTAACAGGATTCGACGGGATGGGGCCGGTATCCCTCAACGTCGGCACGTGTTCCGATGACGTTTGCGTAGTAGGTGAGCCAGCCGAGCGGGAGGTCACGCTGAATATGCCGCTGGACCGCTGCGTATTGCTCGAACCGTTCGTCACGGTCGGCTGTCCGTCTAGCTGTTTCGAGGTGCCGATCAACTGCTTCGTTCTCGTAGCCACTGAACATCGTCGCTGTCTCCGAATGAACGAGGTCAGACAGTCGGTCCGGGTCAGGATACCATAGCACTGAACTCGACCACAGAACGGTATCAAACTCACCGTTCGTTGCTTGCTGCTTGATTGTCGAGGACTCCATGACTGAAATATCGACATCGAAGCCAACCGCCTGAAGCTGCGTCTGTAGCACCTCGGCAATTGTGGGCAGTAACGGACGGGTGTTGTATGTCCAGATCGAAACAGACAATTCCTCGCCATCACGGATACGGCTGTCTCCATTTGTTTCCCATCCTGCTTCAGCGAGCAGGCTCCGTGCCTTCTCAGGTGAGTATTCGTACGGTTCCAGCTCTGCGGCCCACTCAGTTACATCCGATGGGAACGGACCGACCGCTTTCGACCCCAGCCCATTCAGCAACGAGTCAACGATGTGATCCCGGTCGATAGCATACATCACCGCTCTGCGAACGGCTCTGTCCGCAAACGGTGCAGAGTCGAGGTCGAACACGAGGTATCTGGCTCGCGGGATCTTGTACGTGTAAGCAGTAAGGTCGGGACTGGAC
This genomic window contains:
- a CDS encoding ABC transporter substrate-binding protein, which translates into the protein MYKFTRRQTVFAAAAGISGLSGYWLQSDDGVNDDTFRVGSPWTPDVIDPVTNGWLWRRLTVLEPLLTVDYDATVSPGLATDWHMVSDRTWEFTLREGVTFHDGTDVTAETVLPSLTRAFESSSMAAVPVESVEATADRTITIQTAVPFSPLPAHCTRGITCPVSPSAIDSDGSVNEPVGTGPFQFENWEPGSTITATANPDYHGSTAHIETLIYEGITDDQTRRLKLESGELDMARILPNKAADTLASSPDLTAYTYKIPRARYLVFDLDSAPFADRAVRRAVMYAIDRDHIVDSLLNGLGSKAVGPFPSDVTEWAAELEPYEYSPEKARSLLAEAGWETNGDSRIRDGEELSVSIWTYNTRPLLPTIAEVLQTQLQAVGFDVDISVMESSTIKQQATNGEFDTVLWSSSVLWYPDPDRLSDLVHSETATMFSGYENEAVDRHLETARRTADRDERFEQYAAVQRHIQRDLPLGWLTYYANVIGTRADVEGYRPHPVESCYHLEEVTQQR